ctttctgtcaaagtatatgatcaatgatctaatgcgattataaaaactgtctctatagtatcgatgttaaatagttgtaattgtgtttgtcggttaaagagctccgtaaaaataccttttgtgtaattgaattgtgtaaaaaacgggcaaaaacttctagtttagtataagatatataccaaatctaagctcgttttcttcaaaaaatgacagacaaattttgttcgtgactatgagtatgatacaggtccttctataattggtctgagaggaAAGGTGACCTTACACCAGAAAGcttagtgttggtcgacctcccactaggtagacagaggacatcaagtggtTTTCTAGAGAATGGTTGTTAACTCTACTCAGCCTAGAAAATgcctttttttaacttaaatcactaaacaaaaaaacaaattggaATTTCCAAAAGCACTTAACAAcagtctaattaaaataaataaattttaattaaattaagtacatTGTAACATTAAGCACAGACATTATTTAATGGTTGGTTTgatcacttaatatcaggttcTAGGTGTGAGTCAGAACACATAATAAGCTTTTGGATTTCTCTTTCTAAAAATTGTGAATACCAACCACAAATTGGTAAGTTTTTGGAATCAATACACTTTTGTACTTTATGAGAGCAAAAAAACTATATTCTGTACCCGTTTTATATCAGTAGGTTCTTTAAATGATCTGTTATTTGACTTTCTTTAGACTGTCTGAACACATAAGCACTACATTCAAAACTTACTAATACATGAAAAATCGTTACAAAGGTATACAATAATATGATGTAGTCACGAAGACATAGCATAAACTTCTCGAATAGGCTGAAATTGTTCActtatttgtattgtatattcAAAAGTACAATTTTTGTGTAACATTTTAGGTTAGGCGAACTTACAATCTACATAATGCACATAGTATCCTCTTTGGCCTCGGACTTCCTTGATGCTAATAATCTCTGCGAGTGGCCAATCATCACCGCCTTGCATTCGAACTGGTAACCTGCATCCCTCCACCAAAGAGGCCTGTTTATTGTTGATGAATTAGTCAACATTTTCAGCAAAATTATCACTGTATTCagaatttaaacaattattgaCATACAGCTGAATCGCAAAAAGTTGTAATTTCGTCCTCGTTATCATTCATtttgtaaatacaaataaataaatgaaaataacaccACTTTTCTTTGACCAAACACTTTTGACAGCTACACAGACGACAAACACAAAGTCGACAAATTCATCTAtgccagtgttaccaactcccaaaaatatttatccccaaagtttgtgtcaaaaacttctaaaatcgccttaattattaagttgtctccctaaaaaatacttataaattaatatgctgtaatacgtttcaaaagtctttatttaatacataaaatattacgtcttcatctgaagatttagattttttaaaacatacatGTACGTCTTCATCTgaagatttagatttttaaatcatacatgttgacattaaataaataaaaaaaatatattggataAAAATTGGCCACAAAATCGCCACAGAGTGGTTGAAAAAattacgtattatatgtcgttcaatgtcgctaggtcaagaaagaaatattaacattatcaatttaaaaatacatattaaggAGTTAAAAAATCCCTGataatacccctaaaaatttcagacccctaaaaaatcccatctcacttatttaccccctaaaactggggggaaaacccctaagttgggaaccctgatcTATGCGACAAATGATTAATGAAGGCCAAGGAACGATGAAGGCTTCATTGACTTGAccaaaatcgaaaatatttcgctggaaaatattatttttatttattcgggactttgttttatttgttgtacGTATTACGTTTAGCTTATTTAATCTTAAAATCGGATACATTAAAATATGTCATAAAAGaatgttaactttttaatatttttacgctGTGATTTGTCTGTGTCTGTGGCATTGACATCTGACATATAAcctcaaaaatttaaatacgaaaataattaaaaataaatctgaaattttaggtgttttatgttattttcctatttgatattttcataGAAATTGCCGTTCCTAGATagtgtttcaaattaaatattgaaagcAACGTTTACCTCACAGGGTTCAGTCTCACTCTCAACTGTTCCTCgagcatttaaaaatattccttcatattaattaattttaaaatgaattctcAACAAATGATGACTGAAGCAGATCAAATTAAAACggtaaaataacataaattacttatattattatttttaagcctTTTTAATTAAGTACGAATTAAAGTAGATTGTTTCAATTATTTATCtcattatgtattattttgtcTCCATTTTCAGTTCAAAGATTTCCTCGTGCAGTACAATAAGTTGTCAGAACTGTGCTTTAATGACTGCGTTCACGACTTCACTTCGAGAAATCTCCGACCTTCAGAGGTATCATTTGATCTGTTCTTTAACACACACAATTATATCACTTTGAGAACTGGTGGGCATTTTTGGGTAGATATTTGAATCAAGTTGCAACCTTGTCTTGTACATACCTCTTATACCCTAAAACAACCGGAGCTCTGGCTGGGGAGTAGTACAGTGTTTTTGTAGTCTTTTTTCAGTTAGAGGGGTATATAGATCCTAATTATAGGATATTAAGGAAAATGTTCAAATCACTAACATACAGTGATTTGTTGTCGCTCATATCTCATTTTCCCTGCCACAGACAATGTGGGTATTTTAACAAGTCCATAAAAAATAAGATCCTTGTAGACAAGACAGTTCAACTTTACCATCAGATATGATTGCAGTTAAGCACTTGTTAGGTTTCAACAATAATACCTCTTTATCTatctcctattttttttttaaattttgccatattttttaaatatgaccaatattcccattctcctccaactagtcaggaaagactgtattaggagtggatacgacaatggCTCAATGGGGAGGGTATTGAACCACCCCTTAGTGATGAGTCtgactgctcttaccgttgagctattgaggctctctATTGGATTCTAACCAAATCTATCTTTCAAACTCTTACTAAGGtcttataaaacatttaataatatagattatattttcagGACAAATGCACACTAAACTGTATGGAGAAGTATTTGAGGACCAACCAAAGAGTGTCCCAAAGGTTCCACGAGTTCCAAATGTTAGCCAATGAGAACATGTTAGCATTAGCTCAAAAGTCTGGTAATCCAAgttaaatgtttacttttaaGTTAGACTTAATTTATCCTATTAGTGTTTTGGTTCTAATgttgattaataaaatgttgttgAATAGTTCTCCttctttatatattatactctagCAGGCGCCCACAACTTCTCTaatccctactcctaccctaccatacccctgttcaaccctacccctaacctattTGATACCCTACTACCCTACCTGCCTACCGTTATCCTACACCTACCGTACCCCTCCCCCCTAATATACTCATGATTACGCAAGTTGGATATTTGTTGCGATCataattagtataataatatgataagaGCTTGTCATGccgtaattctttttttttgggatCATAAAGATAGTTTGTTAGCAGAGAAGTATCTACATCTGTCATGCTTATTTGTACTGTAAAAAGTACCATTTAACTTTACAAAGTATGCTTATTTTAtatgacttttttaaatctacatAGGTTAATTCCTTATGTGGTCCCATATAATCTGAACCCAGAAAATAAGCAATCAAACTAAAGAATggaggaaaattttaaataaatgaaatttgcaattttatgttatgattgtattgtagttatttatatgtatacttagGATGGACCATTATTTTTCTATTCGACATGCTAGACATGTCACACTTTTCTTTGGACACGATTTGTAGCATTTCTGCTCGGGTGGTGAAAAATCCAAAACAAAAGACGATTGGGAACTAGTGTAGTCAAAATGGTAATCATTAAACTTTGCTTCCACGCTGTATTTCCCTCCTGTGTCCGAATCATCAGTATTTAACACATATTTCAATGGGTAAGGGCCGGATGGTGCATTGGATATGTTGGAAGGTTTCGTGCATATTCTGTATTGACCTCCATGTCTGATGATCCTGATTAGAGGTTGAGTGCAAGGTGGCTTGGTACAAGAAGTTGTTGAGGGGCAGACGGGAATACATTTGGAGGGAGCGCAGCATGGCTTCATACATTGCTTCAGGCATGGCTTGGTGCATGATGTCCTAGGGCTACATTCGTTCGACTTCATACAGTTGTGTTGTTCGATCTGTCTGAGAACTGGACACGCTATGTGGCCCGGACGCCAACCGCATCGCAGCTGAAATTATAAAAGGTTCGATAAGTTATTCGATTAACCTCTGTCTTCTCCTCCTCCTCTGTCCTCTAACCtctgactacggaaccctaaaaaagaggTTAAACAATATTGTAACCTGATGTTCAGGGGCGTCCTTAGCTGTGTACAGCCATCCCATATGTTTGGGCACAGGTCCAGGTTTTACGTCCTCCTTCATCAAACATCGATGCTTAGGCAGACCGCATCGCCCCAGGCAACTGGCAGATGATTTGTTCGCTACAAAATAACATCAAAGATTTTCACCTTAttcttaactagcggacgcccgcgattttgtccgcgtggaattcagtttttcacaaatcccacatcACCAGGGAACCagggatttttccggtatgaaaagtaacctatgtgttaatccagagagatttcaattccaaatctcagctaaatcgcttcagtagccgcagcgtaaaggagaaacaaacatacacacaaactttcggctttatattagtgtgatacccgtACGAAGCCAGAGCGGgctatgtttttataaacaacgttcacagttttgatttagtatcagcattgcacccgtgcgaagccggagcgggtggctagttatacatataaaccttcctcttcaatcactctatctattttaaaaaaccgcatcaaaatccgttgcgtagttttaaagatccctgaaaaacgccccatacaaaatggcacgaattaatgacgtcgtaggtaatgtaatgatcgttagatttgtatgtgcgttcaaacaaaattactaatatctttgttatttgtgcgtttatgtttatagttcatgtattaaaaaatgtcacatttaatgtaaggaagctaaaactgtatgaatttttatctcattacgataaaagatttttaatagattttgaaattttataatctcatttattttgcaaatatccagacaatctttgctttttatgtataaattagttaacattgaccctatttacccgaatgtatcataaaaatcaatatattcaaacctagtcatcatccccattaagcatacatagggatatagggacagagaaagcgactttgttataaactacgagtatgtagtgacacaaattcaaaattatattaaaactactGTATAATTTACAGTAGTTTTGAAAAGTTTGGATATTTGTAgagactaccaccggttcgaaaggcagggtATGCTGATAAAAGCTGACAAGAAACATACATGCTCTTTTTAAGTGGCGTAGGTACACATAttacatgcaaaaatgcactgtctACCCTGAAAACTTAGTACGAACCTATATTGAAAAAGGAGTTTCCCATTTCGATGATTCGTACGTATAGcgcctaccctaattaaaaaccttgtgtAAGCCACTGGCAACACGGTACACGTAGGTAGACCTTTTGTACTAAAGATAAAGGTagtgctagccacaaacggtcaattattctcacgattctttagcacccacgactataattgatcgtgtgttggtcactgcgtacatgacttctatagtatgccgcgtgggtactgccgtttgcttttcagaaacgtgagaataattgaccgtcaatggcgacctttataCGTATAGTTTTAAGTAAGTACGTAGGTTTTCAACGCGGAGGAAATCGCGGGCGACGGCTACTAAAGTAGGTAGCTATTTATATGGCCACAGGAAATGTTTCTCAGATTTTAAATCATAGATCGTGATGAGATATATCtcttaaatatatacaaatgtaTGTAAGCGAGGATGTAGGTTGGTAGTGAATAGGTACGTTCTTAGAACTCGTTTGTAGTTTTTACAATGCAGCAAGGCCATTGATTCAGGAGACCAGTAATTGCCTGGTACATCAAATCGCTTAGGCAATCTTTGTTTCTCTGTTAAACGTTTTTTATTAACTATACGTCGTACACGGGACGTGGACATAGCGTAAAAgcctttaaattttataaattgttaactTCGACGTCAACGACAACCGCGTGGTGCAGTGCGTAGCGACCCTGctctctgcatccacggctgtgggttcgattcccacagctgaaaaatattgtttatatgaaATCCGCTATCTGATTACCcataacctcagaccaattatagaaggacctgtatcgcactcacaaCGAGTTTAGATTTTgaatatatcttatactaaactagaagtttttgcccgttttttacacaattcgatTACACAAAATggaatttttacggagctctttaaccgacgaacacgattacaactatttaacatcgattctatagaggcagtttttataatcgcattagatcgttgatcatatactttgacagaaaagtaacttctagcgaggcaggtcctatacaataattggtctgagcccatAACATATCTATAGGTTGTACGTTTACtttgggtataatatatagtgatgtgtatttttcaagtatgtacttatatttatttattaacttaccACGGCCAGGTTTACAACAACATGCCATTTTCTGATTCtgaaatcaaaaatttatttatgtctaCAAGATAGCATTGAAATAAAACGAACGAGTCTTTGTTAGCCAGATCTTCGtgattttgtaaaaacaaaaaaaaattgtcagttCATGTTCTTACTTAAGGCTTTGGGATTTAGGTAGTAGATTGGTGTCCGAATGCTCTACCAAGTAGAaagtttcatgaaaatttaacCCCATCTCGTACCTAAGTTACTTAGCTTATGACTGGAGTCTACCGAAGGGACTGAATACTAAGAATTAAGATTTTTGCGACATGGTATCCCgtataaatttatcaaaatacttACCTTTTATACTCAGGGTCCCGTCTCAATTGTatatctttcatacaaaaattgaGGCTGAAACCTCAAAGTAAGCTATATCCCCAAAATTTAACATGGATCAAACTCCATTTTTGACTAatttacttacttatggtaggagaaTGAGCTGAAAACAATTcagctttttttaatatgaagaaGGTCTGGTAATCACAGGATCTTAATCAACTACGTCAACTCTACCAACTTACGTTTAGATTGGGTGATCTTGgaagttattttatattgaacATTATATGTTTGTCTTCTTATCCATCGCAGAAATTGTGTATGGccattttatgttaattaaatctAATTGTATGATCAAACAGGAttgttaagattttttattacattttgtgattattgttaatttttaattgacgTAACCTTCAAACTTGTTCTGCAGGTTTTTCTGACATTTCTGCTTTTTCAATACTGTCGGATTTTTTTTCTATCCTCTCAAAAAGGATttataaaatagatattatCTACATTTTGCTTTGATTGTACCTTCTCACTGCTTCGTTGGTCTAGAGGTTTATCTATGTGCCGTTGGATCACGAAGTCCCGGGTTCAAGTTCTGGGTCCGGCTTTGAATGAGGTTTTCTCTCTTCTaagaaatcaataaaaaagCCTCTCCGTAATTGGAATTGGGAAGCTGTtctggtggtgttacacccccgtgccccGTGCCTCGGAAGGAACTTTACGCTTCAGTCCCGGTAATTATTAGTAACCATAGCTGATAGTGTccattaatgaatttaacattacccATCACGTAAAACCCAAGTTGTAGGCAAGTAACATgtctattgaataaaatatcgttagcCTTCTTATTACCTCTATGGCGATATACCTAGGTTCAGAGAATTAATTTACTCTTAGTTCAGAGAGTATGCGTGGGTTGAGGCGTCGTGAAAGTTACTTAaaggtcgtcgtcgtcgttatcaacccatatacggctcactgctgagctcgagtctcctctcagaatgagaggagttaggccaatagtccaccaggctggcccaatgcggattggcagagtttacacacgcagagaattaagaaattctctggtgtacaggtttcctcacgatgtttttttcaccgtttgagacacgtgatatttactttcttaaagGTACTtagatgaaataaaataattggaaacataaaaaatcaataaaaaatttattaaaaatatgagtGGAGGTTTCGCTGTGATCTGTAAAAATCAGACAAGTGCATTTCTATTGGtagaacaaaatattgaaaaattcgTGGACGgagtgtaaaaattaaatactagttTATTCACCAATACCTACTAATATCAATATTGTGGAatggattttgaaaataatttaatacagtGTACTAGAAGGTAaagaaagtaggtatatacgagCATTAAGACTGAATTTTTAGGTAGGTAGACGAATTGGTAAACCTTGAGATATATCTCAATAGGATAGACCTTTCTAGATTTCACTTTCATGCTGTTTATTGCTATTGTTATATCTTTTTCTTCGTCAAGGGCAGGGCCAAGAGAAGGCAGAAGGGGCAGTTACCCTCCtaaatataatcaaaatagCCAAAAGCAATGCTACCAAAAGTCGTATGGTCATTCTTTCAACTTTTTAGGTAGTGCAAATAGGTAACAATCGGAGTAGAGTTTTCACTGAAAgactttataatctatacttatattccaaagctgaagagtttgtttgttcgcttaaatgcgcttatctcaggaactagtggtccgatttgaaaaattctttcagttttagatagcctatttatcgaggaaggctttaaattatccccgtattccccgTATCCCGGaaaggaaaccacgcgggtgaaaccacgcgacgGTACCAGCCGTGCGTGACAAACCAGCTAGTCGGTAGCCCTCCCTCTAGTCTAGTCTATGGGTTTGTTACGCCCTTAACCTTCGTTGGCGGTTTCTCAACAGAAATTATTCTCGTTTTGTTCGTTTCTTACTCTTATTCTTAACATCTACCTCTGGTTTTTTAGCTTTCCGGCAACACGATGTCAACAATGCCTTACTTCCCCAAAACACAACTAGGGATAGTACAACAAAAGCAGCTAACACATCTAGATTATAATACTGATAGCAAGGAACTTTCGCTGATGCTGCAGTAAAATTTAGGTTAGGATAACGAGCGGCGAACTCCGTCCAGTAGATGGCAGAGTCAATGGGTGATATTGGACGATCGTGCCAGGCCTTCGATATTTGCTTGACATTTTCTCTGAacctagaaaaaaaatatgtgtgaaAACGCAGCTTTAGATTAAATTACACTAGGCAACATGTTGGAATTCTTGtgttggaatggtgaccccgcactacaaagcgcagtgttggtcgaacccccaccaggtggactgacgacataaaggagtcgcagggattcgctggataaaGCGGGccgctcagtatcgtgatgtttggaagtcactacaaaaggcctatgtcctgcagtggacctccatcgactgatgtgatgatgatgatgatataagaaTTAGACattcgacatagctcaacgagtcgcgatgctgaagtggcaataggcggggcacatagtttgtaAAGAcaatgaacgttggggtcccaatgtgctggaatggcgaattATTGTCACtaaaaagtgcagtgttggtagctctcccaccaggtggactcacgacatcaagcgagtcgcaggcattcgctggatgcaggcggctcagtatcgtgatgtttggaagtccctacaaaagtcctatgtcctgcagtggacctccatcggctgatatgatgatgatgatataaaattcattttggtGAAGACTGTATTTTGTGGTATAGACTATGGATATCATAATTATGGTCTGTTTGAATGCCATATGTATAAAGTAGCAGTCAGCCTTTACAGCTAAGTAGGTTTAGATGAATAAGTTAGTACGTGATCCAGCATAAGAAATATGTTTCTTAATATAATCCTCGTACTTCTAGTGAAAGTCCtgtttaaatcggtccagccgtttcaaTGATTAACCcggaaaaacagacagacagattttttttcaaagggTTGGTTTTGTTTTACTTCCATGGAAATACTAAAAAACTACTTATGAAGACAGTAAGTttggtattatattatatacagacaaacacttcaatttgatttatatgtattgatattacatatatattgaGCATGTTATGATGACGTATTGATTATGCAGTTATCTTTTTCGTTTCACTCGATAGATATCAAGTCAATCTGCATAGGAAACTTGATATCTATACGCCAAATACTAACCAGTACTTACTTTGGATCTAACACCTTTTTAAAGGCCGCTAGTAAATTTTCCTTATTCAAATCTCTGATTTGCAACTGCACTCCAAGTCCACTTTCTTCAACTGCAGCAGCATTTGCTGGCTGATCTCCCACTACTGGCATGGCTATCATCGGCACTCCGTAATGTATGGCTTCTGTAGTGCTCCCCATACCGGCATGTGTCCAGAATGCCAATGTTTTTTGATGCCCTGTAAGCACAAAAAAGTGGGTTATGGAATTGTTGATGGTGTCAAAGGATAAGCGCGCGCTGAAATCCCTCAAGCGTCGCTTAGGCACGCACATATGCATGCATGCTGGTGCAGATGAGGAAGGCGGCAGCATAGACGCACCGCACCAAACACACGCTTACTAAATTGTAATTAACCTGACGTAAAAATCTACAGCTACATacttaatgaatgaatgaaactaACTTATGAGGTGATCGGTAATTACGTTTAcgttagcaacccatattcggctcactgctgagcttgagtctcctctcagaatgagagagattaggccaatagttcaccacgctggcccaacgcggattggcagacttcacacacgcagagaattaagaaaattatgtggtatgcaggtttcctcacgatgttttccctcaccgcttgagacacgtgatatttaatttcttaaaatgcacactactgaaaagttggaggtgcatgccccggaccggattcgaaccc
This sequence is a window from Bicyclus anynana chromosome 16, ilBicAnyn1.1, whole genome shotgun sequence. Protein-coding genes within it:
- the LOC112052350 gene encoding mitochondrial import inner membrane translocase subunit Tim9, whose product is MNSQQMMTEADQIKTFKDFLVQYNKLSELCFNDCVHDFTSRNLRPSEDKCTLNCMEKYLRTNQRVSQRFHEFQMLANENMLALAQKSGNPS
- the LOC112052349 gene encoding uncharacterized protein LOC112052349; the encoded protein is MACCCKPGRANKSSASCLGRCGLPKHRCLMKEDVKPGPVPKHMGWLYTAKDAPEHQLRCGWRPGHIACPVLRQIEQHNCMKSNECSPRTSCTKPCLKQCMKPCCAPSKCIPVCPSTTSCTKPPCTQPLIRIIRHGGQYRICTKPSNISNAPSGPYPLKYVLNTDDSDTGGKYSVEAKFNDYHFDYTSSQSSFVLDFSPPEQKCYKSCPKKSVTCLACRIEK